From one Aptenodytes patagonicus unplaced genomic scaffold, bAptPat1.pri.cur scaffold_43, whole genome shotgun sequence genomic stretch:
- the LOC143173271 gene encoding adenylate cyclase type 10-like has product MESVLVPLARHYMAMGDAARAFYYLLECAAAYLHVSNSYMALMKLNEAEVLRSSVEKKVNVIARFEEATFFSLKGEVCCHMGRLKLAKKMIRKALSLLKRQFPRTSVGAFVKPQLEKFQCAAYVARRASSLPQEAR; this is encoded by the exons ATGGAATCGGTGCTTGTGCCTTTGGCTCGCCACTACATGGCAATGGGCGATGCTGCCAGAGCCTTTTACTACCTTCTGGAGTGCGCGGCTGCCTACCTGCATGTCTCCAACAGCTACATG GCCCTCATGAAGCTGAACGAAGCGGAGGTCCTGAGGAGCTCggtagagaagaaagtgaatgtgataGCCCGCTTTGAAGAGGCCACCTTCTTCAGCCTCAAAGGGGAG gtcTGCTGTCATATGGGACGCCtgaagctggcaaagaaaatgatcaggaagGCGCTGAGCCTGCTCAAAAGGCAGTTTCCCCGGACCTCCGTTGGAGCCTTTGTCAAGCCgcagctggaaaagtttcagtgtGCCGCTTATGTTGCCAGAAGAGCATCCTCCCTTCCGCAGGAGGCCCGgtaa